The sequence CGCTTGGACGGTCGTCGCACGATCATTTCTGATCGCCTTACGCTTTTCTGCTAGACGATTTTGCCTCGACGTAGCGCTGCCGATTCCGGGCGGGCGCAGGAGAGCGCTCGTGGACACGCAGAATACCGTCGAACTGGATCGTCAGGTCCGCCGCAACGCCGTCGTGCTGATGGCGGCCAATGCGGTCAACGCCTCCATCCTGCCCATTGCCGTGACGCTGGGCGGCCTTGCCGGCTTCTACCTGCTCGGGGCCGACAAGTCGCTGGCGACGCTGCCGATCACCGCCTCCACCGTGGGCGCGGCGCTGACCACCATTCCCGCCGCCATGCTGATGAGCCGGATCGGCCGCCGCAAGGGATTCGTGCTGGGAGCCGCCCCCGCCATCCTGGGCGGCCTGCTGGCGGTCTTCGCGTTGCTGCAGGGCTCGTTCTGGCTGTTCGTCGCCTCGCTCTTCCTGGTCGGTATGTCCGGCGCCTTCAACCAGCAATACCGTTTCGCGGCGATCGACGCGGGCAGCCCGGCAGTGCGCACCAAGGCGATGTCGCTGGTGATGGCCGGCGGCATGTTCTCCGGCATCATCGGCCCGCAGACGGTGATCTTCACCAATGACTGGCTCAGCCCGATTATGTTTGCCGGCAGCTTCCTCGCGGCGGCCATCCTGGGCTGTATCGGCCTGCTGATCGCGAGCCTGTTGCGGGATGTCGCGCCGCCGCCGGCGCATGCGGCAAGGCTGCTGAATGCAGCGGGAGGACGGCCGCTTGCCGTGATCGCGCGCCAGCCTCGCTTCATCGCGGCAGTTCTTTGCGCGATCTCGTCCTACGCGCTGATGAGCCTCGTCATGACGGCGGCGCCGCTCGCCATGATCGGCTGCGGCCTGACCCAGAGTGACGCCGCGCTCGGCATCCAGTGGCATGTTCTGGCCATGTACGGACCGAGCTTTTTTACCGGCAAGCTGATCGTTCGATTCGGGAAGGACCGAATCGTCATCGCCGGCATGGCGCTACTGGTCGCGTGCGCGCTTGTCGGCA is a genomic window of Kaistia defluvii containing:
- a CDS encoding MFS transporter, encoding MDTQNTVELDRQVRRNAVVLMAANAVNASILPIAVTLGGLAGFYLLGADKSLATLPITASTVGAALTTIPAAMLMSRIGRRKGFVLGAAPAILGGLLAVFALLQGSFWLFVASLFLVGMSGAFNQQYRFAAIDAGSPAVRTKAMSLVMAGGMFSGIIGPQTVIFTNDWLSPIMFAGSFLAAAILGCIGLLIASLLRDVAPPPAHAARLLNAAGGRPLAVIARQPRFIAAVLCAISSYALMSLVMTAAPLAMIGCGLTQSDAALGIQWHVLAMYGPSFFTGKLIVRFGKDRIVIAGMALLVACALVGITGITLAHFWITLILLGFGWNFGFIGATAMLAETYRPEERGKVQGLNDFLVLGSAATASLLSGKLIGGPGWAFINMIVFPVVMLSLAALAWSFWLRRTAGREKA